A DNA window from Mauremys reevesii isolate NIE-2019 linkage group 17, ASM1616193v1, whole genome shotgun sequence contains the following coding sequences:
- the LOC120385130 gene encoding anoctamin-6-like, whose product MVHAQDVAKKNGDSKSKSGSGNGHSCSSPARMRRKSRHASPSFEDEEDEDDPIYVHGDEGYSPNLRGNYFRDGQTKIDFVLVWEEKVRPPKKRRGKLAAHEARGDRPRGHHEHWRRKFLNNLRNAGLLMEKEEMLSERKTIHYLKLSAPWDVLVFYAEELCLRAPLQPCLACLRAH is encoded by the exons ATGGTACATGCTCAG GATGTTGCTAAGAAGAATGGAGATAGTAAGTCTAAATCAGGATCTGGCAACGGACATTCGTGCTCATCTCCTGCG aggatgcggaggaaatccagacacgccagcccttcttttgag GATGAAGAGGACGAGGACGATCCCATCTACGTGCATGGTGACGAAGGCTACAGCCCCAACCTCAGGGGCAACTACTTCCGAGATGGGCAAACCAAGATCG ACTTCGTGCTGGTGTGGGAGGAGAAGGTGCGGCCCCCgaagaagaggagggggaagctgGCGGCTCACGAGGCCAGAGGCGACCGGCCACGCGGGCACCACGAGCACTGGAGGAGGAAGTTCCTCAACAACCTGAGAAATGCCGGGCTGCTGATGGAGAAG gaggagatgctgagcgAGCGGAAAACCATCCACTACCTGAAGCTGAGCGCCCCGTGGGACGTGCTGGTGTTCTACGCCGAGGAGCTGTGCCTGCGAGCGCCCCTGCAG